One genomic segment of Candidatus Aminicenantes bacterium includes these proteins:
- a CDS encoding EamA family transporter → MNKSSTNLGIWAMVATAFLWSSAGLFIKVIDWNPFAIAGARSLISSLVVLAWLRRPRFHWSLPQVGVAAILFSVAIKRIPAVFANLIAVIEPVFNPLWVFLALGEAPGLTAIAGGAIIIVAVTAASVVSARRTT, encoded by the coding sequence ATGAATAAAAGTTCAACAAACCTGGGCATCTGGGCGATGGTGGCCACGGCCTTCCTGTGGAGCAGCGCCGGGCTGTTCATCAAGGTCATCGACTGGAACCCGTTTGCCATCGCCGGGGCGCGCAGCCTGATCTCCTCGTTGGTGGTGCTGGCCTGGCTGCGCCGGCCCAGGTTTCACTGGTCGCTGCCCCAGGTCGGCGTCGCCGCCATCCTGTTCAGCGTGGCCATCAAGCGCATCCCGGCCGTTTTCGCCAACCTGATCGCCGTCATCGAGCCGGTCTTCAACCCGCTGTGGGTCTTCCTGGCCCTGGGCGAAGCGCCCGGGTTGACGGCGATCGCCGGCGGCGCGATCATCATCGTCGCCGTCACGGCGGCGTCGGTGGTCAGCGCCAGAAGAACGACGTAA